Proteins encoded by one window of Thunnus thynnus chromosome 3, fThuThy2.1, whole genome shotgun sequence:
- the tmed1b gene encoding transmembrane emp24 domain-containing protein 1b, which translates to MRGRWLNLDSPVLGNIYTMDVFRRKDGCRGRLLVLAVVFGWCLGSVRCFGQSQDSEFTFLLQAGRSECFFQTTAKNGTMEVEYQVIAGAGMDVDFTIISPGNIHLISESRRSDGVHVVEPTEEGDYQICFDNSFSRFSEKMVFFEIIIEGQGGDVGGDEEWAGLEEPDGSLLEYKLEDIRESMESLHRRLERSRQMQTVLRAFEARDRNLLEDNLWKVSFWSCASVLVMLCVALTQVYTVRKLFDDKRRVCT; encoded by the exons ATGCGAGGGAGATGGCTGAACTTAGATAGCCCTGTTTTAGGAAATATTTACACCATGGACGTTTTCCGGAGGAAGGACGGGTGCAGAGGACGGCTGCTCGTCCTTGCAGTAGTGTTCGGGTGGTGTTTAGGCTCTGTGCGCTGTTTCGGGCAGAGCCAAGACAGCGAGTTTACGTTTCTGTTGCAAGCCGGAAGATCCGAGTGCTTCTTTCAGACAACAGCAAAGAATGGTACGATGGAGGTCGAATATCAG GTTATAGCAGGTGCTGGCATGGATGTAGACTTCACCATCATCTCTCCGGGGAACATCCACCTCATCAGTGAGTCTCGACGCTCTGACGGAGTACATGT GGTGGAGCCTACAGAGGAGGGAGACTATCAGATCTGCTTTGACAACAGCTTCAGTCGCTTCTCGGAAAAGATGGTGTTCTTTGAGATCATCATTGAGGGTCAAGGGGGAGATGTGGGGGGAGATGAAGAGTGGGCAGGTTTAGAGGAGCCTGATGGGAGTCTGCTGGAGTACAAGCTGGAAGACATCCGG GAGTCCATGGAGTCTCTGCACAGACGTTTGGAGCGCAGCCGGCAGATGCAGACGGTGTTGCGGGCCTTCGAGGCACGGGACCGAAACCTTTTGGAGGACAACCTTTGGAAGGTCTCGTTCTGGTCCTGCGCCAGTGTTCTGGTGATGCTGTGCGTGGCCCTCACCCAG GTCTACACTGTCCGCAAACTGTTTGATGATAAGCGAAGAGTCTGCACATAG